From Solibacillus isronensis, the proteins below share one genomic window:
- the prsW gene encoding glutamic-type intramembrane protease PrsW, translated as MFILLSAAIAPGLALLSYFYLRNEMDTEPRRTLMHSFIYGGVITFPVLFIQFVIKEEQTFSNPFFINAVFTSSIEEFVKWLIILAVILRHIEFDDPYDGILYGAAVSLGFATVENVLYLLSFGIDQAFMRALLPVSSHALFGVVMGYYYGKGKFSSNEIQKKYIALALLAPVGLHIMYNSILMLEEYFMYVMLPFMLFLWTFALRKVKQAHEHLIEHLSRSNHL; from the coding sequence ATGTTTATACTTTTATCAGCAGCGATTGCGCCGGGTTTAGCCCTTTTAAGCTACTTTTATTTACGCAATGAGATGGATACCGAACCACGGCGTACACTAATGCATTCATTCATATATGGTGGGGTTATTACATTCCCCGTTTTATTTATACAGTTCGTAATAAAAGAAGAACAGACATTTTCGAATCCTTTCTTTATCAATGCTGTTTTTACCAGTTCGATAGAAGAATTCGTGAAATGGCTCATTATTTTAGCGGTAATTTTACGTCATATTGAGTTTGATGATCCGTATGATGGTATTTTGTATGGTGCAGCTGTTTCATTAGGATTTGCTACTGTGGAAAACGTCCTCTATCTATTATCTTTCGGAATTGATCAAGCTTTTATGCGTGCGTTATTGCCGGTATCAAGTCATGCACTGTTCGGTGTAGTAATGGGTTACTATTACGGTAAAGGGAAGTTTTCAAGTAACGAAATACAGAAGAAATATATCGCGCTTGCACTCTTAGCCCCTGTAGGACTTCATATTATGTATAATTCAATTTTAATGTTAGAAGAATACTTTATGTATGTGATGCTGCCGTTTATGTTGTTTTTATGGACGTTTGCATTGCGCAAAGTAAAGCAGGCACACGAACATCTAATTGAGCACTTATCCCGCAGCAATCATTTATAA
- a CDS encoding asparaginase, which produces MKKKVVLITTGGTIASTRNKKNKLESGKLDGQAILSMCQLENEMDIELIDLYQIPSMHMTFENLNLLNQTVKNVFKDQTVSGIVITHGTDSLEETAYFLELTIHDERPVIVTGSQKSPGDIGTDVYSNLRNSLLVASNEEAKNIGVCVVFNEKIIHSKYVKKMHSSSINGFGSIGYGMLGFIDNDEVIIYQKPTHKEVYETKESYPAVEIVFAYLGASSIILDALYEANVEGVVLVGAGRGQVAPKMMDAIEKLCQKGTKVVLTTSTEEGRVFPTYDYYSSANYLKDTGVIMGGDFDPKKARLKLLLMIANGNTDFDTFMH; this is translated from the coding sequence GTGAAGAAAAAAGTAGTGCTGATTACGACAGGTGGAACGATTGCGAGTACACGCAATAAGAAAAACAAACTGGAGTCCGGCAAGCTGGATGGGCAAGCCATTTTATCGATGTGCCAGCTTGAAAATGAGATGGATATTGAATTGATTGATTTATATCAGATTCCATCGATGCATATGACATTCGAAAATTTAAATCTATTGAATCAAACGGTCAAAAATGTATTTAAAGATCAAACGGTAAGCGGAATTGTCATTACACATGGTACGGACAGTTTAGAGGAGACGGCCTACTTTTTAGAGCTGACAATTCATGACGAACGTCCGGTTATTGTAACAGGTTCCCAAAAGTCACCTGGCGATATTGGTACAGATGTTTATTCCAATCTGCGCAATTCCTTATTGGTTGCTTCGAATGAAGAGGCAAAAAATATAGGGGTGTGCGTTGTCTTTAATGAAAAAATCATTCATTCCAAATACGTAAAAAAAATGCATTCTTCAAGCATTAACGGCTTTGGTTCAATCGGCTATGGGATGCTTGGCTTTATCGATAATGACGAGGTCATCATTTATCAGAAGCCAACCCATAAAGAAGTATACGAAACAAAAGAAAGCTATCCTGCTGTTGAAATAGTATTTGCCTATTTAGGAGCAAGTTCTATTATTTTGGATGCCCTCTATGAAGCAAATGTTGAAGGTGTGGTGCTAGTCGGTGCCGGCCGAGGACAAGTTGCTCCGAAAATGATGGATGCGATCGAAAAGCTTTGTCAAAAAGGAACGAAAGTTGTACTAACAACATCGACTGAAGAGGGACGTGTTTTCCCAACATACGATTATTACAGTAGTGCGAATTACTTGAAAGATACCGGTGTCATTATGGGCGGAGACTTTGATCCAAAGAAAGCGCGTCTAAAGCTCCTGTTGATGATTGCTAACGGTAATACGGATTTTGATACATTTATGCATTAA